One segment of Panicum virgatum strain AP13 chromosome 3K, P.virgatum_v5, whole genome shotgun sequence DNA contains the following:
- the LOC120697921 gene encoding adenylate isopentenyltransferase-like, with product MTSLLVHRITTLVRAPMAAAGARPLHLHRIPPRQGEEEDAAAAAAEEEDRHRYQRRQRARRSSSRGPLSCSAPSSSGMVVIVGATGTGKTKLSIDAARALGGEVVNADKIQLYAGLDVTTNKVPLEDRRGVPHHLLGAVRPEAGELPPSTFRSVATATAASIAARRRVPVVAGGSNSLIHALLADRFDASAGDPFSPSAAAARGRDRPALRFPCCLLWVDVEEALLAEYLDRRVDDMVGAGMVEELRAYFAATAPAERAAHAGLGKAIGVRELGGHFAGRRSFRAAIDDIKASTRDLAAAQASKIRRMADDWGWPVRRLDASAAVRARLGGAGPAAESASWERDVRGPGLAAIRSFLRDGGGATNTNGGGETEERMAVRCCDVVG from the coding sequence ATGACCAGCCTCCTCGTCCATAGGATCACTACCCTCGTGCGcgctcccatggccgccgcggggGCGAGGCCACTGCACCTGCACCGGATCCCGCCGcggcagggggaggaggaggatgcggcggcggcggcggccgaggaggaggatcgCCACCGCTaccagcggcggcagcgcgcgcgccgcagcagcagcaggggcccGCTGTCCTGTTCGGCGCCCTCGTCCTCGGGCATGGTGGTGATCGTCGGCGCCACGGGCACCGGCAAGACGAAGCTGTCCATCGACGCGGCGCGGGCGCTCGGCGGGGAGGTGGTGAACGCGGATAAGATCCAGCTCTACGCCGGCCTCGACGTCACCACCAACAAGGTGCCCCTCGAGGACCGCCGCGGCGTCCCGCACCACCTCCTCGGCGCCGTCCGCCCCGAGGCCGGCGAGCTCCCGCCCTCCACCTTCCGCTccgtcgccaccgccaccgccgcctcgatAGCCGCGAGGCGCCGCGTCCCCGTCGTGGCTGGCGGCTCCAACTCCCTCATCCACGCCCTCCTCGCCGACCGCTTCGACGCCTCCGCGGGGGATCCCttctcgccctccgccgccgccgcgcgggggcGGGATCGCCCCGCGCTCCGCTTCCCGTGCTGCCTCCTCTGGGTCGACGTCGAGGAGGCGCTGCTGGCGGAGTACCTCGACCGCCGCGTGGACGACATGGTGGGCGCCGGCATGGTGGAGGAGCTCCGCGCGTACTTTGCCGCGACCGCCCCCGCCGAGCGCGCCGCGCACGCGGGGCTGGGCAAGGCCATCGGCGTCCGCGAGCTGGGCGGCCACTTCGCGGGGCGCAGGAGCTTCCGCGCCGCGATCGACGACATCAAGGCCAGCACGCGGGACCTGGCGGCCGCGCAGGCGTCCAAGATCCGCCGCATGGCCGACGACTGGGGCTGGCCCGTCCGCCGCCTGGACGcgtccgccgccgtccgcgcccgcctcggcggcgcgggcccCGCCGCGGAGTCGGCCTCCTGGGAGCGCGACGTGCGCGGGCCGGGGCTCGCGGCCATCCGGAGCTTcctgcgcgacggcggcggcgccaccaacaccaatggcggcggcgagacggAGGAGCGGATGGCGGTGCGATGCTGCGACGTGGTGGGGTGA